The following are encoded together in the Variovorax sp. PBS-H4 genome:
- a CDS encoding ABC transporter substrate-binding protein — translation MQHILSLVRRSASALLALAMSAFAAAPVQAAPEVVRIGVATAGGGEPVTWGGSPGGVARVNNWLEEEFKASGVKVEWLFFKGAGPAVNEALSNKQIDFAYQGDLPSIVGRSNGLKTKLLLVSGARNNLYVVAPTASDVHSIKDLKDRKVSIFRGTNGHLVAINVLAANGLAERDIKGVNLDTGSAQAALVSNGVDAAFGGYEWFKVRDQGLARIVYSTQGQDPAFTRQASLLVRSEFEQANPAEVQRVVDVFVRAAHWSSEEKNREALFGIWARSGTPVASWSAEFDKQPLAQRNSPLVDDFIVGRYKAVVADALKLKLIRREVAVDGWFDTRYLQNALKKQGLENYWTAFDAKGNPAKPGTGASVAAQ, via the coding sequence ATGCAACATATCCTCTCCCTTGTGCGCCGATCGGCCTCGGCACTGTTGGCACTGGCCATGTCGGCATTCGCGGCGGCGCCCGTGCAGGCCGCGCCCGAAGTGGTCCGCATCGGCGTCGCCACGGCGGGCGGTGGCGAGCCGGTCACCTGGGGCGGCTCGCCCGGCGGCGTCGCCCGCGTCAACAACTGGCTCGAAGAGGAGTTCAAGGCCTCGGGCGTCAAGGTCGAGTGGCTGTTCTTCAAAGGCGCGGGGCCGGCGGTCAACGAAGCTCTGTCCAACAAGCAGATCGACTTCGCCTACCAGGGCGACCTGCCCTCGATCGTGGGCCGCTCCAACGGGCTCAAGACCAAGCTGCTGCTGGTGAGCGGCGCGCGCAACAACCTCTACGTGGTGGCGCCCACCGCCTCCGACGTCCACTCGATCAAGGACCTCAAGGACCGAAAGGTCTCGATCTTCCGCGGCACCAACGGCCACCTGGTCGCCATCAACGTGCTGGCCGCCAACGGCCTGGCCGAGCGCGACATCAAGGGCGTCAACCTCGACACCGGCAGCGCGCAGGCGGCGCTGGTTTCCAACGGCGTGGACGCGGCCTTCGGCGGCTACGAGTGGTTCAAGGTGCGCGACCAGGGCCTCGCCAGGATCGTCTACTCGACGCAGGGCCAGGACCCGGCTTTCACCCGCCAGGCCTCGCTGCTGGTGCGCAGCGAGTTCGAGCAGGCCAACCCTGCCGAGGTGCAGCGGGTGGTCGATGTCTTCGTGCGTGCTGCCCACTGGTCTTCCGAGGAAAAGAACCGCGAGGCGCTGTTCGGCATCTGGGCCCGGAGCGGCACGCCGGTAGCGTCCTGGTCCGCCGAGTTCGACAAGCAGCCGCTCGCGCAGCGCAACTCTCCATTGGTGGACGACTTCATCGTCGGCCGCTACAAGGCCGTGGTGGCCGATGCGCTGAAGCTCAAGCTGATCCGCCGCGAAGTGGCCGTCGACGGCTGGTTCGACACGCGCTACCTGCAGAACGCGCTGAAGAAGCAGGGGCTCGAGAACTACTGGACCGCCTTCGATGCGAAGGGCAATCCCGCCAAGCCCGGTACGGGCGCCTCGGTCGCGGCCCAATGA
- a CDS encoding amidohydrolase family protein — MNDRLSRVQASRSAAIKASLHHPVIDTDVHVNDYAPVLEDYIQHYGGNQLVDALRKALGGRFVTRTGGGKDWYQQTPEERQYHRTLRAPWWARVTRNTYDLATYTLPALLYERLAEQGSDYSVLFPNDVLSPAAAGSEYRQPLHRAINHFHADQYRAYADRLTPVAGIPLYTPQEGIEELEFAVKTLGLKVINIAGGVRRPIRAIADKYPAKEHPEVARQAGYIDFYGIDSEHDYDPFWAKVVELGVPVTTHYGSQGWTGRQSISNYMNNHIGHFADGSQAFAKALFFGGVTRRFPGLRVGLLEGGADWGAHVFTHLVDRWEKRNRVAVRNYDPAEADVELLASLFERYGADYIKGRANFKSTLLRDSLGISALPHSREPDASEIDDFAMAGIEKVEDIRDRWVSNFYFGSEADDRTVAAAFNDRVNPLGTKINAIWSSDVGHWDVPEFTEPLAESWDLVEQGVISAADFKALVFDNPHRFYTEANPRFFEGTEVGRKLSAAKA; from the coding sequence ATGAACGACCGTTTGAGCCGCGTGCAGGCATCGCGCTCCGCCGCCATCAAGGCGAGCCTGCATCACCCCGTGATCGACACCGATGTCCACGTCAACGACTATGCGCCGGTGCTGGAAGACTACATCCAGCACTACGGCGGCAACCAGCTGGTCGACGCGCTGCGCAAGGCGCTGGGCGGCCGCTTCGTCACCCGCACCGGCGGCGGCAAGGACTGGTACCAGCAGACGCCCGAAGAGCGGCAGTACCACCGCACCCTGCGCGCACCCTGGTGGGCGCGCGTCACGCGCAACACCTACGACCTCGCGACCTACACACTGCCTGCGCTGCTGTATGAACGCCTCGCCGAGCAGGGCTCGGACTATTCGGTGCTGTTCCCCAACGACGTGCTCTCGCCGGCCGCGGCCGGAAGCGAGTACCGCCAGCCGCTGCACCGCGCGATCAACCATTTCCATGCCGACCAGTACCGCGCCTACGCCGATCGCCTGACACCGGTGGCGGGCATTCCGCTGTACACGCCGCAGGAGGGCATCGAGGAGCTCGAATTCGCGGTGAAGACGCTGGGGCTCAAGGTCATCAACATCGCCGGCGGCGTGCGCCGGCCCATTCGCGCGATCGCCGACAAGTACCCGGCCAAGGAGCATCCCGAGGTCGCCAGGCAGGCGGGCTACATCGACTTCTACGGCATCGACAGCGAGCACGACTACGACCCGTTCTGGGCCAAGGTGGTGGAGCTCGGCGTGCCGGTGACCACGCATTACGGCAGCCAGGGCTGGACCGGCCGCCAGTCGATCAGCAACTACATGAACAACCACATCGGCCACTTCGCCGACGGCTCGCAGGCCTTTGCCAAGGCACTGTTCTTCGGCGGCGTGACGCGGCGCTTCCCCGGCCTGCGGGTGGGCCTGCTCGAAGGCGGCGCCGACTGGGGCGCGCATGTCTTCACGCACCTGGTGGACCGCTGGGAGAAGCGCAACCGCGTGGCGGTGCGCAACTACGACCCGGCCGAAGCCGACGTCGAGCTGCTGGCCTCGCTGTTCGAGCGCTACGGCGCCGACTACATCAAGGGCCGCGCGAACTTCAAGTCCACGCTGCTGCGCGACAGCCTCGGCATCTCCGCCCTGCCTCACAGCCGTGAGCCCGATGCGTCGGAGATCGACGACTTCGCGATGGCCGGCATCGAGAAGGTGGAGGACATCCGCGACCGCTGGGTTTCCAACTTCTACTTCGGCTCCGAGGCCGATGACCGCACCGTGGCCGCGGCGTTCAACGACCGCGTGAACCCGCTGGGCACGAAGATCAACGCGATCTGGTCCTCCGACGTGGGCCACTGGGACGTGCCCGAGTTCACCGAGCCACTGGCCGAGAGCTGGGACCTGGTCGAGCAGGGCGTGATCTCCGCGGCCGACTTCAAGGCCCTGGTGTTCGACAACCCGCACCGCTTCTACACCGAAGCCAACCCGCGCTTCTTCGAGGGCACCGAAGTGGGCCGCAAGCTGTCGGCCGCCAAGGCCTGA
- a CDS encoding ABC transporter permease, which produces MSRAARNTAEVAELAAVQPLRPEQRRRWRGFVLPAAAVALWWLLSSLDVVNSALLVSPAKVFGTAVEQVASGRLFRALSASLAREATGFLIGTVSGLVLGALLGLSPLFNRIAGPSFNTFKQISLFAWIPLISVWFGLGDVAKVVFLSLAALVPVVVNTCDGIRTTPAPLLEVARVYGYTRWQTVMQVVLPAALPSIFTGVYLALIYSWLATIGAEYLLVAGRGIGNTLIEGSEHFQMDLVLFGMAVIGGVGWAMNAAARSLERRLARWTGRA; this is translated from the coding sequence ATGAGCAGGGCCGCGCGGAATACGGCCGAGGTGGCCGAGCTCGCCGCGGTGCAGCCGCTGCGCCCGGAGCAACGCAGGCGATGGCGCGGCTTCGTGCTGCCCGCGGCGGCCGTCGCGCTGTGGTGGCTGCTGTCGTCGCTCGATGTCGTCAACTCGGCACTGCTGGTCTCGCCGGCCAAGGTATTCGGCACCGCGGTCGAGCAGGTCGCGAGCGGACGCCTCTTCCGCGCGCTCAGCGCCAGTCTCGCGCGGGAGGCCACGGGCTTTCTGATCGGCACCGTGTCGGGCCTCGTGCTCGGCGCGCTGCTGGGCCTGTCGCCGCTCTTCAACCGCATCGCCGGCCCCAGCTTCAACACCTTCAAGCAGATCTCGCTGTTCGCGTGGATCCCGCTGATCTCGGTCTGGTTCGGGCTGGGCGACGTCGCCAAGGTGGTGTTCCTCTCGCTGGCCGCGCTGGTGCCGGTGGTGGTCAACACCTGCGACGGCATCCGCACCACCCCCGCGCCGCTGCTGGAAGTGGCGCGGGTCTACGGCTACACGCGCTGGCAGACCGTCATGCAGGTGGTGCTGCCAGCGGCGCTGCCCTCGATCTTCACCGGCGTCTACCTGGCGCTCATCTATTCGTGGCTCGCGACCATCGGCGCCGAATACCTGCTGGTGGCCGGCCGCGGCATCGGCAACACGCTGATCGAAGGCAGCGAGCATTTCCAGATGGACCTGGTGCTCTTCGGCATGGCCGTGATCGGCGGGGTCGGCTGGGCCATGAACGCCGCGGCCCGCTCCCTGGAACGCCGGCTGGCGCGCTGGACCGGACGCGCGTGA
- a CDS encoding aromatic ring-hydroxylating dioxygenase subunit alpha: MTNANPSTVFPRELRWESEKTSRIPFMAYIGEDQHKKELERFFYSKHWCYVGLEAEIPNAGDFKRTAIGERSVIMVRDAEGGINVVENVCAHRGMRFCRGRQGNRKEFVCPYHQWNYTLKGDLQGVPFRRGVKQDGKVHGGMPADFKVEENSLNKLKVATRGGVVFASFDHEVESLENFMGPAILHYFDRLFNGRKLKILGYNRQRIPGNWKLMQENIKDPYHPGLLHTWFVTFGLWRADNKSELKMDARGRHAAMISTRGSAGKAAQVTQVSSFKESMQLKDPRFLDIVPESWWGGPTAVMTTLFPSVILQQQVNSVSTRHIQPVGHDAFDFVWTHFGFEDDSEEMQQRRLRQANLFGPAGFVSADDGEVIEFSQQGFEQKPYHRTLAELGGREVEDTDHMVTETLIRGMYKYWREVMEA; this comes from the coding sequence ATGACGAACGCCAATCCCTCGACCGTCTTCCCGCGCGAGCTGCGCTGGGAGTCGGAGAAGACCAGCCGCATTCCCTTCATGGCCTATATCGGCGAGGACCAGCACAAGAAGGAGCTGGAGCGCTTCTTCTACAGCAAGCATTGGTGCTACGTTGGCCTGGAGGCGGAGATCCCGAACGCAGGCGACTTCAAGCGCACGGCGATCGGCGAACGCTCCGTGATCATGGTGCGGGACGCCGAAGGCGGCATCAACGTGGTGGAGAACGTCTGCGCGCACCGCGGCATGCGCTTCTGCCGCGGGCGGCAGGGCAACCGCAAGGAGTTCGTCTGCCCCTACCACCAGTGGAACTACACCTTGAAGGGCGACCTGCAGGGCGTGCCCTTCCGCCGCGGCGTGAAGCAGGACGGCAAGGTCCACGGCGGCATGCCTGCGGACTTCAAGGTGGAGGAGAACAGCCTCAACAAGCTCAAGGTGGCCACGCGCGGAGGGGTGGTCTTCGCGTCCTTCGACCATGAAGTCGAGTCGCTGGAGAACTTCATGGGGCCGGCGATCCTGCACTACTTCGATCGGCTCTTCAATGGCCGAAAACTGAAGATCCTCGGCTACAACCGCCAGCGAATTCCAGGCAACTGGAAGCTGATGCAGGAAAACATCAAGGATCCGTACCACCCCGGCCTGCTGCACACCTGGTTCGTGACCTTCGGGCTCTGGCGCGCGGACAACAAGTCGGAGCTGAAGATGGACGCGCGCGGCCGCCACGCCGCCATGATCTCGACGCGGGGCAGCGCGGGCAAGGCAGCCCAGGTCACGCAGGTCTCCAGTTTCAAGGAGAGCATGCAGCTGAAGGACCCGCGCTTCCTGGACATCGTGCCCGAGTCGTGGTGGGGCGGCCCGACGGCGGTGATGACGACGCTGTTCCCGAGCGTGATCCTGCAGCAGCAGGTCAACAGCGTCTCGACGCGCCACATCCAGCCGGTGGGCCACGACGCCTTCGATTTCGTGTGGACGCACTTCGGCTTCGAGGACGACAGCGAGGAAATGCAGCAGCGCCGCCTGCGCCAGGCCAACCTGTTCGGGCCGGCTGGCTTCGTATCGGCGGACGACGGCGAGGTGATCGAGTTCTCGCAGCAGGGCTTCGAGCAGAAGCCCTACCACCGCACGCTGGCCGAGCTGGGCGGCCGCGAGGTGGAGGACACCGACCACATGGTGACCGAGACGCTGATCCGCGGCATGTACAAGTATTGGCGCGAGGTGATGGAGGCATGA
- a CDS encoding ABC transporter ATP-binding protein yields the protein MTPTHSLSNELDIRGLGKRYASTQADGGALQVLDNIDLHVPAGRFVSIVGASGCGKSTLLRLVLGLDAQYEGEILLGGQPISGTGRERGIVFQDHRLFPWLTVEQNIAVGLRNAPFSARQKREQVAEHVALVGLEGFEKSFPHQISGGMAQRVAIARGLVNRPRVLLLDEPFGALDALTRSRLQNELQRIWQKERITMLLVTHDVEEAVFLGDRVVVMQPSPGRIRRIVEVDLPHPRNRSDPAFLAMRDDVLGDFLEVAPDAPLAVTPPAEQPAFGLRGRLQLAW from the coding sequence ATGACCCCGACCCATTCCCTCTCCAACGAGCTCGACATTCGTGGGCTCGGCAAGCGCTATGCGAGCACGCAGGCCGACGGCGGCGCGCTGCAGGTCCTCGACAACATCGACCTGCACGTTCCGGCCGGCCGCTTCGTCAGCATCGTGGGCGCCAGCGGCTGCGGCAAGTCCACCCTGCTGAGGCTCGTGCTAGGCCTCGACGCGCAGTACGAAGGCGAGATCCTGCTGGGCGGCCAGCCGATCTCCGGCACCGGGCGCGAGCGCGGCATCGTGTTCCAGGACCACCGGCTCTTCCCCTGGCTCACGGTGGAGCAGAACATCGCCGTCGGGCTTCGCAACGCGCCGTTCAGCGCACGGCAGAAGCGCGAGCAAGTGGCCGAGCATGTGGCGCTGGTCGGCCTCGAAGGCTTCGAGAAATCCTTCCCGCACCAGATCTCCGGCGGCATGGCGCAGCGCGTGGCGATCGCGCGCGGCCTGGTCAACCGGCCGCGCGTGCTGCTGTTGGACGAGCCGTTCGGCGCGCTGGATGCGCTCACCCGCTCGCGGCTGCAGAACGAGCTGCAGCGCATCTGGCAGAAGGAGCGCATCACCATGCTGCTGGTCACGCACGATGTCGAGGAAGCGGTTTTCCTGGGCGACCGCGTGGTGGTCATGCAGCCCTCGCCAGGGCGCATCCGGCGCATCGTGGAGGTCGACCTGCCGCATCCGCGCAACCGCAGCGACCCGGCCTTCCTTGCCATGCGCGATGACGTGCTCGGTGACTTCCTCGAAGTCGCCCCCGATGCCCCGCTCGCTGTCACGCCACCGGCCGAACAGCCTGCCTTTGGCTTGCGCGGCCGGCTGCAGCTGGCCTGGTAG
- a CDS encoding 2Fe-2S iron-sulfur cluster-binding protein — MDLHIRPLGRTLDVRPGANLLEVLREHQVPVSYSCMAGRCGTCRCKLLEGKLLDGGPGPGAMRPDGPREHHVLACQSTLTESCTIEIPEPDEVVVHPARIVKATIAGIDVLTHDIRRLRLKPAKPLSFSPGQYAQLQFAPEHARPYSMARTSRDAELEFHVRRVPGGRVTDYVFEKLKQGDAVRVSGPMGAAYLRTRHEGPILCAAGGTGLAPVLAIVRGAVEAGMPNPIHLYFGVRADADVYGLEELRELQALHPALKVHVVGVTGPMRPGMRQGLITDAIRADWPTGFDGWRAYLCGSPPMVEAVTLLLEERGLPIEKIHADAFYPQAT, encoded by the coding sequence ATGGACCTGCACATCCGCCCCCTGGGCCGCACCCTCGACGTTCGCCCCGGCGCGAACCTGCTCGAGGTGTTGCGCGAGCACCAGGTGCCGGTCTCGTACAGCTGCATGGCGGGGCGCTGCGGCACCTGCCGCTGCAAGCTGCTCGAAGGCAAGCTGCTCGATGGCGGGCCCGGGCCGGGCGCGATGCGGCCCGACGGCCCGCGCGAGCACCACGTGCTGGCCTGCCAGAGCACGCTGACCGAAAGCTGCACGATCGAAATCCCCGAGCCCGACGAAGTGGTGGTGCACCCGGCACGCATCGTCAAGGCCACGATCGCAGGCATCGACGTCCTCACCCACGACATCCGCAGGCTGCGCCTGAAACCGGCCAAGCCGCTGTCCTTTTCACCGGGGCAGTACGCGCAGCTGCAGTTCGCGCCCGAGCATGCGCGGCCGTATTCGATGGCGCGCACGAGCCGCGACGCCGAGCTGGAGTTCCATGTGCGGCGCGTGCCGGGTGGCCGCGTCACCGACTACGTGTTCGAGAAGCTCAAGCAGGGCGACGCGGTGCGCGTCAGCGGGCCGATGGGAGCCGCCTACCTGCGCACACGGCACGAGGGCCCCATCCTGTGCGCAGCCGGCGGCACGGGGCTGGCGCCGGTGCTGGCGATCGTGCGCGGTGCGGTCGAGGCCGGCATGCCCAACCCCATTCACTTGTACTTCGGCGTGCGCGCCGACGCCGACGTGTACGGACTCGAGGAGCTGCGCGAGCTGCAGGCGCTGCATCCGGCACTGAAGGTGCATGTGGTCGGCGTTACCGGGCCGATGCGCCCGGGCATGCGCCAGGGTCTGATCACCGATGCCATCCGTGCCGATTGGCCCACCGGCTTCGACGGATGGCGTGCCTATCTGTGCGGTTCACCACCGATGGTCGAGGCCGTCACGCTGCTGCTCGAGGAGCGCGGGCTGCCCATCGAGAAGATCCATGCCGACGCCTTCTATCCCCAGGCGACCTGA
- a CDS encoding LysR family transcriptional regulator has product MQLKDIDLNLLLVFDRMLAEKRVSAVAETLGLSQPAISNALARLRRVFGDELFLRTARGMEPTPFALQLAEPVAYAMSALHGALNQHTVFEPATSTRSFTLAMTDIGEVYFTPLLMELLARTAPGVTISTVRNTAVNLRDAMEAGHVDIAIGLLPQLKTSIFQRRLFRQRYVCLFSAAHPLAARARLSLKDFSAADHLLVQAVGTGHGQVDELMAAQGIARRIRLTVPHFVALGHILRATPMIATVPERLARSIAEPFGLVWRAHPAKLPEIAINCFWHARFHRDPGNQWLRGLLFEHFADG; this is encoded by the coding sequence ATGCAGCTCAAGGACATCGACCTGAACCTGCTCCTGGTCTTCGACCGCATGCTGGCCGAGAAGCGCGTCTCGGCAGTGGCCGAGACGCTGGGCCTGTCGCAGCCGGCCATCAGCAATGCGCTGGCGCGCCTGCGACGCGTGTTCGGCGACGAGCTGTTCCTGCGCACTGCGCGCGGCATGGAGCCCACGCCCTTCGCGCTGCAGCTGGCCGAGCCGGTGGCCTATGCCATGAGCGCCCTGCACGGCGCACTGAACCAGCACACCGTCTTCGAACCGGCCACCAGTACGCGCAGCTTCACGCTCGCGATGACCGACATCGGGGAGGTCTACTTCACGCCGCTGCTCATGGAGCTGCTCGCACGCACCGCGCCCGGCGTGACCATCAGCACGGTGCGCAACACCGCGGTCAACCTGCGCGATGCGATGGAGGCGGGCCATGTAGACATCGCCATCGGGCTGCTGCCGCAGCTGAAGACCAGCATTTTCCAGCGGCGCCTGTTCCGGCAGCGCTATGTGTGCCTGTTCAGCGCGGCGCATCCGCTGGCGGCCAGGGCGCGGCTCTCGCTCAAGGATTTCTCGGCTGCCGACCACTTGCTGGTGCAGGCCGTCGGCACCGGCCACGGCCAGGTCGACGAGCTGATGGCCGCGCAGGGCATCGCGCGCCGCATCCGGCTGACCGTGCCGCACTTCGTGGCGCTCGGCCACATCCTGCGCGCCACGCCGATGATCGCCACGGTGCCCGAGCGCCTGGCCCGCAGCATTGCGGAGCCGTTCGGGCTGGTCTGGCGCGCGCACCCCGCGAAGCTGCCGGAGATCGCGATCAACTGCTTCTGGCACGCGCGCTTCCACCGCGACCCGGGCAACCAGTGGCTGCGCGGCCTGCTGTTCGAGCACTTCGCAGACGGCTGA
- a CDS encoding sugar ABC transporter ATP-binding protein has product MDHDHLIELRNIGKQYRGAHAVRDVSFGVRRGEVHALLGENGAGKSTLTKILAGAVQPSQGQILLQGRPVTFTTPHDALGHGIAMVYQETSLVPSLTVAQNLYLGDEPFFNRLRGLYIAAQQFLQRLNFNVDPTQLVSQLGAAQRQMVEIARAVQHEARLIIFDEPTATLTPEEKHHFFGLVQRLRADGVSIVFISHALEEALMIADRITILRDGEHVLTADASEMDRDRIIQAMVGRSLSQELYGNRSQRVPRPRGAKVLSVQNLSMGTIVKNNAFSLYAGQITGMFGLIGSGRTETAKIVAGVAKRDFLHGGEILLDGEPVRYRTPRPAVKGGVVYVTEDRKLEGFFETLSIAENIYAGQLASSPSPFMLVRQDQMRALAETWRKRLSIRAIDSDARIVELSGGNQQKVVIAKSLVQQPRLVIFDEPTRGVDVGAIAEIHQLIHSLADDGIAVLVISSYLPEILALSDRILVTRQGRVVEEFAPEGATEDKIMYAAVH; this is encoded by the coding sequence ATGGACCACGACCACCTGATCGAACTGCGGAACATCGGCAAGCAGTACCGCGGCGCTCATGCCGTGCGCGACGTCTCGTTCGGCGTGAGGCGCGGAGAAGTGCATGCCCTGCTCGGAGAGAACGGCGCGGGCAAGTCCACGTTGACCAAGATCCTGGCCGGCGCGGTGCAGCCCTCGCAGGGGCAGATCCTGCTCCAGGGCCGGCCGGTGACCTTCACCACGCCCCACGACGCGCTCGGCCACGGCATCGCCATGGTCTACCAGGAAACCAGCCTGGTGCCGTCGCTGACCGTCGCGCAGAACCTCTATCTCGGCGACGAGCCCTTCTTCAACCGCCTGCGCGGCCTGTACATCGCTGCCCAGCAATTCCTGCAGCGGCTGAACTTCAATGTCGATCCGACCCAGCTGGTGTCGCAGCTCGGAGCCGCGCAGCGGCAGATGGTGGAGATCGCGCGGGCGGTGCAGCACGAGGCGCGGCTCATCATCTTCGACGAGCCGACCGCCACCTTGACGCCCGAGGAGAAGCACCACTTCTTCGGATTGGTCCAGCGTCTGCGCGCCGACGGTGTGTCGATCGTCTTCATCTCCCATGCGCTCGAGGAGGCGCTGATGATCGCGGACCGCATCACGATCCTGCGCGACGGCGAACACGTGCTGACCGCCGACGCAAGCGAGATGGACCGCGACCGGATCATCCAGGCCATGGTCGGGCGCTCGCTCTCGCAGGAGCTCTACGGCAACCGGTCGCAGCGGGTGCCCCGGCCCCGCGGCGCCAAGGTGCTGAGCGTGCAGAACCTGTCGATGGGCACGATCGTCAAGAACAATGCCTTCTCGCTGTATGCCGGACAGATCACGGGCATGTTCGGGTTGATCGGCTCGGGGCGTACCGAAACGGCCAAGATCGTGGCCGGCGTGGCCAAGCGGGACTTCCTGCACGGCGGCGAGATCCTGCTCGACGGCGAGCCGGTGCGCTATCGCACCCCGCGTCCGGCGGTCAAGGGCGGCGTCGTCTACGTGACCGAGGACCGCAAGCTCGAAGGCTTCTTCGAGACCCTGTCGATCGCCGAGAACATCTACGCCGGACAGCTGGCGTCGTCGCCGAGCCCGTTCATGCTCGTGCGCCAGGACCAGATGCGAGCACTCGCCGAGACCTGGCGCAAGCGGCTGTCGATCCGTGCGATCGACAGCGATGCGCGCATCGTCGAGCTGTCGGGCGGCAACCAGCAGAAGGTGGTGATTGCCAAGTCGCTCGTGCAGCAGCCGCGGCTGGTGATCTTCGACGAGCCGACTCGCGGGGTCGATGTCGGCGCGATCGCCGAGATCCACCAACTGATTCATTCCCTGGCCGACGATGGCATCGCCGTACTGGTGATCTCGTCGTATCTGCCGGAGATCCTGGCCCTGTCCGATCGAATACTCGTGACGCGACAGGGGCGCGTGGTCGAGGAGTTCGCACCCGAAGGGGCCACGGAGGACAAGATCATGTACGCGGCCGTGCACTGA
- a CDS encoding ABC transporter permease, producing MTAAAESTAVLRPAGDGAPASTATRTVAPSLPWRRVGDRALPWLLPLALLALWSTGATQGWISPQVLPPPQFVWETLRDLATSGDLWLHVSTSFTRVGVGFAAGTVLGLVLGSAMGLSRSVEAYVLPSFNALVQIPVLAWLPFVLLLVGIGEALKYILIAKAALVPVALNTLQGFRQTPAALREVGEVYGYSRRQQVLEIVLPHAVPTLFTGVRLGFTKAWLSLVVVELVASSEGLGYLIVYGRQLFQLDLVMAAVVVVGAIGHAIDRLLDRLEAAAHGRQPGVGTR from the coding sequence ATGACCGCCGCAGCAGAGTCGACGGCTGTCCTGCGGCCTGCCGGCGACGGCGCACCGGCGTCCACCGCCACGCGTACGGTCGCACCGTCACTGCCGTGGCGACGCGTGGGTGACCGCGCCCTCCCCTGGCTGTTACCCCTCGCGCTGCTCGCGCTCTGGTCCACGGGCGCCACGCAGGGCTGGATCTCGCCACAGGTGCTGCCGCCACCGCAGTTCGTCTGGGAAACGCTGCGCGACCTGGCCACGAGCGGCGATCTCTGGCTGCACGTGAGCACCAGTTTCACACGCGTGGGCGTGGGCTTCGCGGCCGGTACGGTGCTCGGCCTCGTCCTGGGTTCGGCCATGGGCCTGTCGCGCAGCGTCGAGGCCTACGTGCTGCCCAGCTTCAATGCGCTGGTGCAGATCCCGGTGCTGGCATGGTTGCCGTTCGTGCTGCTGCTGGTGGGCATCGGCGAAGCGCTGAAATACATCCTCATCGCCAAGGCCGCGCTCGTGCCCGTGGCGCTCAACACGCTGCAGGGCTTCCGCCAGACGCCCGCCGCGCTGCGCGAGGTGGGCGAGGTCTACGGCTACAGCCGGCGCCAGCAGGTGCTGGAGATCGTGCTGCCGCACGCCGTGCCCACACTCTTCACCGGTGTGCGACTGGGCTTCACCAAGGCCTGGCTCTCGCTGGTCGTGGTCGAACTCGTGGCGTCGAGCGAAGGGCTGGGCTACCTCATCGTCTACGGCCGCCAGCTGTTCCAGCTCGACCTGGTGATGGCCGCCGTGGTCGTGGTGGGCGCCATCGGCCATGCCATCGACCGCCTGCTCGACCGCCTCGAAGCCGCGGCGCACGGGCGCCAGCCCGGCGTAGGCACGCGATGA